In Deltaproteobacteria bacterium, the DNA window GGCTACAAGAAGCCGCGGCACGTGTGCTTCCTCCCGGCGCTGCCCCGCACGGCGGCGTCGCAGCAGGTGCACAAGCCGCTGCTGCGGGAGCTGGTCCTCGAACGCATCGCATCCGGAGCATGAGATGGCGGACGACTTCCTTGACCGCTTCGGCCCCTGGGCGCTGGTCACCGGCGCGTCGTCGGGGATCGGCGCCGAGTTCGCCCGCGAGCTCGCCGCCCGCGGGCTCCACGTCGTGATCTCCGCGCGACGCGCCGACCGGCTGGAGCAGCTCGCCGGTGAGCTCCGGCACGCGCACCGCACGCAGGTCGAGGTGGTGCCGCTCGATCTGGAACGTCCGGACTTCATCGAGCCGCTCCTCCGGGCCTGTGCGGACAAGGACGTGGGGCTGGTGATCAGCAACGCGGGCTTCGGTCTCAAGGGCGAGCACCACGCGCTCGACGCCGCGCGCCTGACCGCCATGCTCAACGTCAACTCCCATGCGCCCATGTTGCTGGCGCACGCGTTCGCGCCGCGGCTGATCGCGCGCGGGCGTGGCGGGCTCCTGTTGACCGGCTCGATCGAGGGCTTCATCGGCTTTCCCTGGTCGGCCGCGTACGCCGCCACCAAGGCGTTCGTGATGACGCTGGGCGAGGCGCTGTGGGGAGAGCTGCGGGCGCACGGCGTCGACGTGATGGTCCTGACGCCGGGCGCGACCGACACCGACGCACCCACGCTGCAAGGGATCGACAAGCACCAGCTCGCCGGGCTGATGCCGCCGTCCGAGGTCGTGCGTCAGGCACTCGCCCGGCTCGGTGGGCCGCCCGTGTTCGTCCCGGGCTGGTTGAATCGGGTGATGGTCCGGTTCCTCACGAGCGTGCCCCGCCGCCTCGGCGTGCTCGCCGCGGGCAAGGGCATGAGGGACGCGATCCGGCGCTCGGGCCGCAGGGTGGAAGCGATCGAAGGCTCGCCGAGCAGCAGGAGCTGACCCCGCCTTACGCCGCCGCGACCGGCGGCAGCGCCGCGCCCGAGTTCGGGTTACAGCACGCAGCGTGGCGGGTCAGACCGGAAGCACCCGAACGCCGGTCTCGCGGGACAGCAGGTCGAAGTCGCCCCGATTCGCGGTGACCACGGTGGCGCCGTGGCGGCGAGCCGTGAGCGCGATGAGGGCGTCGTTCTGGAAGTCGCGCCGCTTGGCGGTACCCCACGATCGGGCGTCGCCGAGGCGCAGGATCAGGCGCCCGGCCTCCCACCACTCTTCTGCCGTCGGCTCCCAGCGGAAACGGGCGAACCGAAACAGATCCTCGACGAGCCGGCGCGCCGCCGCCGTGCGCGCCCCTCGCCGGAGCTCGGACAGGACGACGGCCGAGTGTCGAATCACGAAGGCGCTCCGGACCCCGGCCAGCTCCTTCTCGTATCGCCGCCGTTCCCAATGCTCGATGTAGACGCTCGTGTCGAGAACGGCCCACGCCACGTCACGGTCTCCTGAAGCTACCCGGCTTCAGACGCCCTCGCGTCCGAGCCATGAAGCGCCAGAACGCTTCCATCTCGGCGACTCGCTCAACCGCGCGCCGGACCGCTTCGGCGTCGGTAGCGACGCCGAGGGCCTTCCTCGCCCGGCGAAGCGTCCGGGTGTCGACGAAGAACGACTTGCGTTTCAGTCCTGCCGCCGTCGGCATGGGAGCCCTCCCGCTGCATACGGTACGGCATACATCGTAGAACGCACAGGCATACGCTGCAAGGCGGGCATGAGTCCAGCGTTCCTGGCTATAGGGAGGCTGGTGAGAGGCAGGGCGGGGGCCGGGCGAGATGAAATGGGGGCGCTATTCGACGCCGTGGGAGAACGTTTCGACGTGGAATGGGATGGCCGTCTCATGGGTTGCCTCCCGATCACGCCCGACCTGCAGGGAACCTGACCCTGGTCGCGAACCGAGGCGGCTCGTGCACCGAAGTTGTCCCTTGATGCCCCGTAGCG includes these proteins:
- a CDS encoding SDR family NAD(P)-dependent oxidoreductase; this encodes MADDFLDRFGPWALVTGASSGIGAEFARELAARGLHVVISARRADRLEQLAGELRHAHRTQVEVVPLDLERPDFIEPLLRACADKDVGLVISNAGFGLKGEHHALDAARLTAMLNVNSHAPMLLAHAFAPRLIARGRGGLLLTGSIEGFIGFPWSAAYAATKAFVMTLGEALWGELRAHGVDVMVLTPGATDTDAPTLQGIDKHQLAGLMPPSEVVRQALARLGGPPVFVPGWLNRVMVRFLTSVPRRLGVLAAGKGMRDAIRRSGRRVEAIEGSPSSRS
- a CDS encoding type II toxin-antitoxin system VapC family toxin, with the protein product MAWAVLDTSVYIEHWERRRYEKELAGVRSAFVIRHSAVVLSELRRGARTAAARRLVEDLFRFARFRWEPTAEEWWEAGRLILRLGDARSWGTAKRRDFQNDALIALTARRHGATVVTANRGDFDLLSRETGVRVLPV